In the Chloroherpetonaceae bacterium genome, one interval contains:
- the ansA gene encoding asparaginase encodes MARRRVRKKIYIAYTGGTIGMKQTPKGYVPEKGFLEKQLAALSLFASPDLPEVHIHEYEPLLDSANMTPREWIRIASDIEAHYDDYDGFVVLHGTDTMAYTASALSFMFEHLGKSVILTGAQIPLMELRSDARENLIGALFIAANFQIPEVCLYFGGKLLRGNRAVKVSASGFDAFESPNYPPLATAGVQIEANWSYILPKPKGKFRVKPLEAARIGVLTLFPGILPEVVQNFFRAPIEGVVLKTYGVGNAPDSDDALMEVFQEAVKRGIFIVNVSQCLEGRVEMERYRGGQRLREAGVLSGYDMTTEAALAKLFYLLGNRTNPPSRIKKLIEQNLRGELTRA; translated from the coding sequence ATGGCACGCCGACGCGTTAGGAAAAAAATCTACATCGCCTACACGGGTGGCACAATCGGTATGAAGCAGACGCCGAAGGGCTACGTGCCAGAAAAAGGTTTCTTGGAAAAGCAGCTTGCGGCACTGTCGCTTTTTGCATCGCCAGATTTGCCAGAGGTGCACATTCACGAATACGAGCCGCTCTTGGATTCTGCCAATATGACACCGCGCGAGTGGATTCGCATTGCAAGCGATATTGAAGCGCATTACGACGACTACGATGGCTTTGTGGTGCTACACGGCACGGATACGATGGCCTATACCGCGTCGGCTCTGTCGTTTATGTTTGAGCATTTGGGTAAGAGCGTGATTTTAACGGGCGCTCAGATTCCGCTTATGGAGTTGCGCTCCGACGCACGTGAGAATCTTATCGGGGCGCTGTTCATAGCGGCAAACTTTCAGATTCCCGAAGTGTGTTTGTATTTCGGCGGCAAGCTCCTGCGCGGCAATCGTGCAGTGAAAGTGAGCGCCAGTGGCTTTGACGCATTTGAGTCGCCAAACTATCCACCGCTGGCAACTGCAGGAGTACAGATTGAAGCCAACTGGTCATACATTCTGCCAAAGCCGAAGGGAAAATTTCGAGTAAAGCCGCTCGAAGCAGCACGCATTGGTGTGCTGACGCTCTTTCCGGGCATCTTGCCAGAGGTGGTGCAAAACTTTTTCCGGGCACCAATTGAAGGCGTTGTGCTCAAAACATATGGCGTGGGTAATGCGCCTGATAGCGACGATGCCTTAATGGAAGTATTCCAAGAAGCCGTAAAGCGAGGCATTTTTATTGTCAATGTCTCGCAGTGCCTAGAAGGGCGGGTTGAAATGGAGCGATACAGGGGTGGACAACGCTTGCGAGAAGCAGGGGTACTTTCTGGCTATGATATGACCACCGAAGCAGCCTTAGCAAAGCTCTTTTATTTGCTAGGCAATCGTACTAATCCGCCGAGCCGAATCAAAAAGCTGATTGAGCAAAATTTGCGCGGTGAATTAACAAGGGCGTAA
- a CDS encoding amidohydrolase family protein: MKPLLLILVWLSFAAQSWAQLAIKGETIYTMSGPPLKNGVVLIKDGKVEAVGTNIAVPSGYRILSAKVVTPGLVDAHSVVGLSGILNYNHDQDQLELSEAIQPELRAEDAYNAEERLVKWLRDYGVTTVHTGHGPGALASGQTMVVKTDANTAPSAIVKTPAMVAFTLGASVSQNYKKPGTRAKGAAMLREEFIKAQDYAQKMRSKDPTKRPARDLRMEILNEVLTGKLPALFTVHRATEIITALRLQKEFGFKLILDGAAEAYLVIDEIKKAGVPVILHPPMIRTVGESENASFETAAKLRRAGIKIALQSGYESYVPKTRVVLFEAAIAAANGLSFEEALRAITIDAAEILGVANRVGSIEKGKDADLVLFDGDPFEYTTHVCQVIINGRVVKETCN; the protein is encoded by the coding sequence ATGAAACCTTTACTACTCATTCTGGTCTGGCTTAGCTTTGCGGCTCAAAGCTGGGCTCAGCTGGCCATCAAAGGCGAAACCATTTACACGATGTCAGGGCCGCCCCTTAAAAACGGTGTAGTGCTCATTAAAGACGGCAAAGTTGAAGCGGTAGGCACCAATATAGCAGTTCCAAGTGGATACCGTATTCTCTCCGCAAAGGTCGTTACGCCCGGCTTAGTCGATGCACACTCTGTCGTAGGACTGTCAGGCATTTTGAACTACAATCATGACCAAGATCAGTTAGAACTCTCCGAAGCAATTCAGCCTGAGCTACGCGCAGAAGACGCTTACAACGCCGAAGAGCGACTGGTAAAGTGGCTGCGTGACTACGGTGTGACAACTGTGCATACGGGACATGGTCCAGGAGCGCTTGCAAGTGGTCAAACGATGGTCGTCAAGACCGATGCGAACACTGCGCCAAGCGCTATCGTGAAGACCCCCGCAATGGTTGCCTTTACACTGGGCGCATCAGTCAGCCAGAACTACAAAAAGCCGGGCACACGTGCTAAGGGGGCGGCGATGCTGCGCGAGGAATTCATCAAGGCACAAGACTACGCGCAGAAAATGCGGTCTAAAGACCCGACAAAGCGACCTGCGCGCGACCTCCGAATGGAGATTCTGAATGAAGTGCTGACAGGCAAATTACCTGCTCTCTTTACGGTGCATCGGGCCACTGAGATTATAACGGCGCTTCGCTTGCAAAAAGAATTTGGCTTCAAGCTGATTCTGGATGGAGCGGCTGAGGCGTATCTGGTGATTGATGAAATTAAAAAAGCAGGCGTGCCTGTGATTCTGCACCCGCCAATGATTCGCACAGTAGGTGAAAGCGAGAATGCATCGTTTGAGACGGCTGCAAAGCTGCGGCGTGCAGGCATCAAAATCGCCTTGCAGTCAGGCTACGAGAGCTATGTGCCAAAGACGCGTGTGGTGCTCTTCGAAGCAGCAATTGCTGCCGCAAATGGACTGTCGTTTGAAGAGGCTCTGCGTGCAATTACGATTGATGCGGCGGAGATTTTGGGCGTAGCTAATCGAGTGGGCTCAATTGAAAAAGGCAAAGATGCAGACCTTGTGCTCTTCGATGGCGACCCGTTTGAATACACGACACATGTCTGCCAAGTGATTATCAATGGCAGAGTCGTAAAAGAAACCTGCAACTAA
- a CDS encoding amidohydrolase family protein: MTAKAAATVSHLIVFTLFAIRLSAQEQPHVFRGALIYPIAGEPIENGVLVVQGGKILAVGKAGEVPVPQGAVEHDVRGKVIMPGLVDTHSHIGRGDGGDASATLHPSVRILDAIDPRASNFKKALVGGITTVNVLPGSGHLMSGQTVYLKLRKNANTIEEMLFVKDPTNEIAGGLKMANGTNPLRPFPFTGTRGKSAAAVRALFIKAQEYRDKIKAAGNDKEKLPKRDLEMECLVQVLEGKRIVHHHTHRHDDILTVLRIAKEFGFRVVLHHVSEAWKVAKEIAEAKAPCSIIVLDSPGGKLEAVDIRFENGKVLEEAGVDVAFHTDDGITDSRLFLRSAGLAVRAGMSRKKALEALTLAGARMLDLQDRIGSLEKGKDADFIILSGDPFSVYTHVLETWVEGEKVYDRTNPDDYKYAVGGFGVYRGADALDDNGQSEVGGEK, translated from the coding sequence ATGACTGCCAAAGCAGCAGCAACCGTCTCCCACCTTATCGTCTTCACGCTTTTTGCAATTCGTCTCTCTGCGCAGGAGCAACCGCATGTCTTTCGTGGAGCATTGATTTACCCGATTGCTGGCGAGCCGATTGAAAATGGGGTCTTAGTCGTGCAGGGCGGAAAAATTCTGGCGGTTGGCAAAGCGGGCGAAGTGCCTGTGCCACAAGGCGCAGTGGAGCACGATGTGCGAGGCAAGGTGATTATGCCTGGGCTTGTCGATACCCATTCGCACATTGGTCGTGGTGATGGAGGTGATGCATCTGCCACGCTGCACCCAAGTGTGCGCATCTTAGATGCGATTGACCCACGCGCCAGCAATTTCAAAAAAGCATTGGTGGGTGGCATTACCACCGTGAATGTCTTGCCCGGTTCTGGGCATTTAATGAGTGGACAGACGGTCTATCTCAAGCTGCGCAAGAATGCCAATACGATTGAAGAAATGCTCTTTGTTAAAGACCCAACCAATGAAATTGCTGGGGGGCTAAAAATGGCAAACGGCACAAATCCATTGCGACCGTTTCCCTTTACAGGCACGCGTGGCAAGTCTGCAGCAGCCGTGCGTGCCCTCTTCATCAAGGCACAGGAATATCGTGATAAAATCAAAGCCGCAGGCAATGACAAAGAAAAACTCCCAAAGCGCGACCTTGAAATGGAATGTCTGGTGCAGGTCTTGGAAGGCAAGCGCATTGTGCATCACCACACGCATCGGCACGATGATATTCTAACCGTGCTACGCATTGCCAAAGAGTTTGGCTTTCGAGTGGTGCTGCATCATGTCAGTGAAGCGTGGAAAGTTGCCAAAGAAATTGCCGAAGCTAAAGCGCCGTGCTCGATTATCGTATTAGATTCGCCTGGTGGCAAGCTGGAAGCTGTAGACATTCGCTTCGAGAATGGCAAAGTGCTGGAAGAAGCAGGCGTCGATGTGGCTTTTCACACCGACGATGGCATTACAGACTCACGGCTGTTTCTGCGGTCAGCAGGCTTGGCGGTGCGAGCAGGAATGTCGCGCAAAAAGGCACTGGAAGCACTCACGCTGGCAGGTGCACGAATGCTGGATTTGCAAGACCGCATTGGTTCGCTTGAAAAAGGCAAAGATGCCGATTTCATCATTCTCTCTGGCGACCCATTTAGCGTCTATACCCACGTGTTGGAGACTTGGGTGGAAGGAGAGAAAGTCTATGACCGCACTAACCCAGATGACTACAAGTATGCAGTAGGAGGTTTCGGCGTCTATCGTGGTGCGGACGCCTTAGACGATAACGGTCAATCTGAAGTGGGAGGGGAAAAATGA
- the iscX gene encoding Fe-S cluster assembly protein IscX yields the protein MKLTWNDAEDIAILLHEKYPDIDPLTVRFTDLHRYVTELPDFSDDPKASNESKLEAIQMAWYEEWKSAK from the coding sequence ATGAAACTGACTTGGAACGACGCAGAAGACATCGCTATCCTTCTGCACGAAAAGTATCCTGACATTGACCCGCTTACGGTGCGCTTTACAGATTTGCACCGATATGTGACCGAGCTGCCAGATTTTTCCGACGACCCAAAGGCATCAAACGAAAGCAAACTGGAGGCTATCCAAATGGCGTGGTATGAAGAATGGAAAAGCGCAAAGTAG
- a CDS encoding geranylgeranylglyceryl/heptaprenylglyceryl phosphate synthase, whose amino-acid sequence MNQASRMGFSQKTFDYLLHIKARKGAGFLLLIDPDKYAADEMIRLAVDAEECGADAILIGGSVMVTHRLDDYIRRLKATVSLPVIIFPGSVMQVSKEADAMLYLSLVSGRNPEYLIGNHVIAAPALRHLGLEPISTAYLFIESGKMTAASFISQTLPIPRYKPEIAAVHALAAEYIGMKLVYLEAGSGAELSVPEAMVQAVSQTVSIPIVVGGGIRSPLEAREKVEAGASFIVVGNAFEQRRDKLYLREMIEATHTKLPKEV is encoded by the coding sequence ATGAACCAAGCATCGCGAATGGGCTTCTCTCAAAAAACCTTCGACTACCTGCTGCATATCAAAGCACGCAAAGGCGCAGGATTTCTCTTGCTCATTGACCCAGACAAATACGCTGCAGATGAAATGATTAGGCTGGCAGTCGATGCAGAGGAGTGCGGCGCAGATGCGATTCTCATCGGCGGCAGCGTAATGGTAACCCATCGCTTAGATGACTACATTCGGCGCCTTAAAGCTACGGTCTCACTGCCTGTAATCATTTTTCCGGGCAGCGTGATGCAAGTGTCCAAAGAAGCTGACGCGATGCTGTATTTGTCGCTGGTAAGTGGTCGCAATCCTGAATACTTAATTGGCAACCATGTAATTGCTGCGCCAGCTCTTCGGCACTTGGGCTTAGAGCCTATTTCAACCGCATACCTATTCATTGAATCGGGCAAGATGACCGCCGCAAGTTTTATTTCGCAAACATTACCCATTCCGCGCTACAAGCCTGAGATTGCAGCTGTGCACGCGCTGGCGGCTGAGTATATCGGAATGAAGCTCGTGTATTTGGAAGCAGGGAGCGGCGCAGAGCTGAGCGTGCCGGAAGCAATGGTGCAAGCGGTTTCACAGACTGTGTCCATTCCGATTGTGGTCGGCGGCGGCATTCGTTCACCACTGGAAGCACGCGAAAAGGTAGAAGCTGGGGCGTCGTTTATCGTGGTTGGGAATGCTTTCGAGCAGCGGCGCGATAAGCTCTACCTGCGCGAGATGATTGAGGCGACGCATACGAAACTGCCAAAGGAGGTGTAG
- the ispE gene encoding 4-(cytidine 5'-diphospho)-2-C-methyl-D-erythritol kinase → MKAFAKINLALFITNRLPNGYHALETIFAPINWFDELSFEPSDRLEMTCSDPEIPSDETNLCLRAAKLLQDFTATKDGVKIHLQKHIPHGAGLGGGSSDAALTLKALTNFWQLDISQAKLKELAVSLGADVPYFLSAQTLTYATGIGDQLFDLEATFPAAIVVAFPSVRVSTAWAYKNLRLNFPRTAPDLKALTLKLCVSRDLEILRRFENDFEPTVLPAFPAVKKLKDIFCYDVNADFALMSGSGSAVFGVYEHLSRAEDVARQLSAEYAVSLTPPFFSPQEAQNQTD, encoded by the coding sequence ATGAAAGCCTTTGCCAAAATCAATCTGGCGCTCTTTATCACCAATCGCTTGCCAAATGGTTATCACGCGCTGGAGACCATTTTTGCACCAATCAACTGGTTCGATGAACTCTCTTTTGAGCCGTCTGACCGGCTGGAAATGACCTGTTCCGACCCAGAGATTCCATCTGATGAGACCAATCTTTGCCTGCGTGCCGCAAAGCTGTTGCAAGACTTCACGGCGACAAAAGATGGCGTCAAAATTCACTTGCAGAAGCACATTCCGCACGGCGCAGGGTTAGGTGGCGGCTCCAGCGATGCAGCGCTCACGCTCAAAGCACTGACGAATTTCTGGCAACTGGACATCTCACAAGCAAAGTTGAAAGAACTGGCAGTGTCGCTCGGTGCCGACGTGCCGTATTTTCTGTCGGCGCAAACTTTGACATATGCAACGGGCATTGGCGACCAGCTCTTTGACTTAGAAGCAACTTTTCCAGCTGCAATTGTGGTCGCGTTTCCAAGTGTGCGCGTCTCAACAGCATGGGCCTACAAAAACCTGCGTCTCAATTTCCCAAGAACAGCGCCAGACTTAAAGGCTTTGACGCTAAAGCTATGTGTCTCACGCGACCTGGAGATTCTGCGCCGATTTGAAAATGATTTCGAGCCGACGGTCTTGCCTGCGTTTCCAGCAGTAAAAAAACTGAAGGATATTTTTTGTTACGATGTAAATGCCGATTTTGCGCTAATGTCAGGGAGTGGCTCAGCCGTCTTTGGCGTCTATGAACATCTCTCGCGAGCTGAAGACGTGGCTCGGCAGCTCTCAGCAGAGTATGCGGTGTCGCTCACGCCGCCCTTTTTCTCACCCCAAGAAGCCCAAAACCAGACCGACTGA
- a CDS encoding enoyl-CoA hydratase-related protein translates to MQHSIQEPFSVAPSHFTALRYEVRERVAYITLSRPEKRNALTPTLIAELRQAFAHANSDDAVRLVMLQADGKAFCAGLDLEELAKITEKSAMDNLYDSEAIAALFRDIYTHRKLIISKVQGAAFAGGCGLACAADIVIADKDNAKFSYSEAKIGFVPAIVAVLILRRSRHAGIREMLLRANVLSADEALRLGLINYSVPSAELDATAEALAREICTSVSPTSTALTKRLLWSIETMDFEDALNLASALNAFSRKTADLERGIQLFLRKETLKW, encoded by the coding sequence ATGCAGCACTCTATTCAAGAGCCATTCAGCGTTGCACCTTCGCACTTTACTGCACTGCGCTACGAAGTGCGTGAGCGTGTGGCTTACATTACGCTCAGTCGCCCCGAAAAACGCAATGCGCTGACACCTACCTTGATTGCAGAACTGCGTCAAGCCTTCGCACATGCTAACTCGGATGACGCTGTGCGCCTTGTGATGCTGCAAGCCGACGGCAAAGCCTTCTGTGCTGGCTTAGACCTTGAAGAGCTTGCCAAAATCACTGAAAAGTCGGCAATGGACAATCTCTATGATTCTGAGGCGATTGCCGCACTCTTCCGTGACATTTACACGCATAGAAAGCTGATTATCTCCAAGGTGCAAGGCGCGGCTTTTGCAGGAGGATGCGGGTTAGCCTGCGCAGCTGATATCGTCATTGCTGATAAAGACAATGCCAAGTTTTCTTATAGCGAAGCAAAAATTGGGTTCGTTCCTGCTATTGTCGCCGTGCTGATTTTGCGTCGCTCGCGCCATGCTGGCATTCGGGAAATGCTTTTGCGCGCCAATGTGCTTTCGGCCGATGAAGCGCTGCGCTTGGGGCTAATTAACTATAGTGTGCCCTCTGCTGAACTTGACGCCACTGCTGAAGCTCTTGCACGAGAAATCTGCACCAGCGTCAGCCCCACTTCTACTGCATTGACCAAAAGACTGCTTTGGTCCATTGAAACAATGGATTTTGAAGATGCGCTAAATTTAGCATCGGCGCTCAACGCTTTTTCTCGCAAGACCGCAGACCTTGAACGCGGCATTCAACTCTTTTTGCGAAAGGAGACGCTCAAATGGTAA
- a CDS encoding SPOR domain-containing protein — MVTPRIVRQLGFATALLMATALSAQTQKGKFTDNILHFAYSGDWEHLETMKALPLSSDERLMIDALTTTEGKRAAELYLKLLTDYPTSAFAPLCRERLAEYQTATKALAHLAPKLPPPSKPELKSERPAPNLPTTRYTLQFGSFSSRAAADLRANELKPKVKTRVLEVEDEKGQKTYKVRWAEFATHRDQARAFGQSLGVEFFVVEESK; from the coding sequence ATGGTAACACCTCGCATCGTAAGGCAGCTTGGCTTTGCTACGGCACTACTGATGGCGACTGCACTTAGCGCACAAACGCAGAAGGGCAAGTTTACCGACAATATCCTGCACTTTGCTTACTCAGGCGATTGGGAGCACTTGGAGACGATGAAAGCATTACCCTTGAGCAGTGATGAGCGTTTGATGATTGATGCACTCACCACGACCGAGGGCAAGCGTGCGGCTGAGCTTTATCTGAAGTTGCTGACCGATTATCCCACTTCTGCCTTTGCACCGCTTTGCCGTGAGCGCTTAGCCGAGTATCAAACGGCTACGAAAGCCTTAGCTCATCTTGCTCCAAAACTCCCTCCGCCTTCCAAGCCTGAGCTGAAATCGGAGCGGCCTGCACCAAATTTGCCAACTACACGCTACACTTTGCAGTTCGGCAGCTTTAGTTCTCGTGCAGCGGCAGACCTGCGCGCCAATGAGTTGAAACCGAAAGTCAAAACCAGAGTGTTAGAGGTCGAAGACGAGAAAGGACAAAAGACCTACAAAGTGCGTTGGGCGGAGTTTGCGACGCATCGAGACCAAGCACGTGCCTTTGGACAGTCGCTTGGCGTAGAGTTCTTTGTCGTGGAGGAAAGTAAGTAG
- a CDS encoding sigma-54 dependent transcriptional regulator, with product MAQTVIIGESPEIKRLVALAEQVAATDVTVLITGESGTGKEVFARFIHEKSRRANAPFIPINCGAIPESILESELFGHEKGAFTGADRQRKGYFESADGGTIFLDEIGEMSLEVQVKLLRVLETGEFQRVGSSQTLRCDTRVIAATNRRLEEEMAKKRFREDLYYRLRTVELHIPPLRERRGDILLLTEKFVRDFERKHGLKFPGFTAEATELLLSYHYPGNVRELRNIIESLIVLERDGKITAEKLMRRLQPAPETEAKPPLMLPAVVPAHRTLPEPSLASHQEMIYRALMSLQADMAELKSMLLTLIEKLQVQPPKETLLLPDGAHGQWTNGTANGKDNSNNLREALNSFYRSLAKDGQIPSLEDLERYAIEETLKRFSGNKRKTAEALGITERTLYRKLNQYKLSR from the coding sequence ATGGCACAGACAGTCATCATTGGTGAATCACCTGAAATCAAGCGGTTGGTTGCCTTAGCTGAGCAAGTGGCGGCAACTGATGTAACCGTGCTGATTACGGGCGAAAGTGGCACGGGCAAAGAAGTTTTTGCCCGCTTTATTCACGAAAAGAGCCGTCGTGCCAATGCACCTTTTATCCCTATCAACTGTGGGGCGATTCCTGAAAGCATTTTGGAATCCGAGCTGTTCGGGCACGAAAAAGGGGCCTTTACGGGCGCAGACCGCCAACGCAAAGGTTACTTCGAGAGCGCAGATGGTGGCACGATTTTTCTTGATGAAATCGGCGAAATGTCGCTCGAAGTGCAAGTCAAACTCCTGCGCGTGCTGGAAACAGGCGAGTTTCAGCGTGTCGGCTCTTCACAGACTTTGCGTTGCGACACACGGGTTATTGCCGCTACCAACCGCCGCCTCGAGGAAGAAATGGCCAAAAAGCGCTTTCGTGAAGACCTCTACTACCGACTGCGCACCGTTGAACTTCACATCCCGCCCCTGCGAGAGCGACGTGGCGATATTTTGCTGCTGACTGAAAAATTTGTGCGTGATTTTGAGCGCAAACACGGACTAAAATTTCCGGGCTTTACTGCAGAGGCAACCGAACTTTTGCTCTCTTACCACTATCCCGGAAATGTGCGCGAGCTACGCAACATTATCGAATCACTCATTGTCTTGGAGCGCGATGGCAAAATCACGGCTGAGAAATTGATGCGCCGCCTGCAACCAGCTCCCGAAACTGAGGCAAAACCACCGCTGATGCTCCCAGCTGTCGTCCCAGCTCATCGCACACTGCCAGAACCCAGCCTTGCCTCGCATCAAGAAATGATTTACCGTGCCCTAATGAGCCTACAAGCAGATATGGCCGAGCTGAAATCAATGCTGCTCACTTTGATTGAAAAGCTGCAAGTTCAACCACCCAAAGAGACGCTTCTTTTGCCAGATGGTGCGCATGGACAATGGACAAATGGCACTGCGAATGGTAAAGATAACAGCAATAATTTACGCGAAGCCCTTAACTCGTTCTACCGCTCCTTAGCCAAAGATGGGCAAATTCCTTCGCTGGAAGACTTAGAGCGCTATGCGATTGAAGAAACCTTAAAGCGCTTTAGCGGCAACAAGCGCAAAACCGCAGAAGCCTTAGGTATCACAGAACGGACGCTCTATCGCAAATTGAACCAATATAAACTGAGTCGCTAA
- a CDS encoding transglycosylase SLT domain-containing protein, producing MDSLKTISRDTLQPTRRFSATEQPSFSYAQFPRNRAVYLFGERLPFEDDEVFERFEREYIYNINDRAQMIMYFKRAGRFFPYIEARLRADSLPEDFKYLAVAESRLMDLRSPAGAAGIWQLMPSVAREYGLIVNAQIDERYNLDKATTAAIRYLKEAYKKFGNWIMVAAAYNMGMHGAQDEQAYQAEKDYFNLYLNRETARYIFRIAAIKEIMEHPERYGFADVEPYKPLETKVVEVKREIPNLALWARQQGTTLKMVKYLNPWIRNRTVPAPPPNKTFAILLPKITSPALPTDNYAYTLDAENAEQKAQGFYIVREGDTLESIANQCGLEVHEIRQLNKLRDGEPIKVGQRLRIAP from the coding sequence ATGGATTCGCTGAAAACCATCTCTCGCGACACGCTGCAGCCCACTCGCCGCTTTTCCGCCACGGAGCAGCCCAGTTTTTCATATGCGCAATTTCCGCGCAATCGAGCAGTGTATCTTTTCGGTGAGCGCCTACCCTTTGAGGACGATGAAGTCTTCGAGCGCTTCGAGCGGGAGTACATCTACAACATCAATGACCGAGCGCAGATGATTATGTATTTCAAGCGCGCTGGTCGCTTCTTCCCTTACATTGAAGCGCGTCTTAGAGCAGACTCCCTGCCTGAGGATTTCAAATACTTAGCCGTTGCCGAAAGCCGACTGATGGACTTGCGTTCCCCTGCTGGGGCTGCAGGCATTTGGCAACTTATGCCTTCAGTGGCACGAGAGTATGGTCTCATCGTTAATGCTCAGATCGACGAGCGCTACAACTTGGACAAAGCCACCACCGCCGCTATTCGCTATCTCAAAGAGGCTTACAAAAAGTTCGGCAACTGGATTATGGTTGCCGCTGCTTACAATATGGGAATGCACGGTGCACAGGACGAGCAAGCGTATCAAGCTGAAAAAGACTACTTTAATCTCTACCTCAACCGTGAAACAGCACGTTACATCTTTCGCATTGCCGCTATCAAGGAGATTATGGAACACCCTGAGCGATATGGGTTCGCTGATGTCGAGCCGTATAAGCCACTTGAGACAAAGGTGGTGGAAGTCAAAAGAGAGATTCCAAACCTTGCGCTTTGGGCACGTCAGCAAGGCACGACATTGAAGATGGTCAAGTATCTTAACCCTTGGATTCGCAACCGCACTGTGCCTGCTCCGCCACCTAACAAAACTTTTGCAATTCTGCTTCCCAAAATAACCTCGCCCGCATTGCCAACTGACAACTATGCTTACACGCTCGACGCGGAAAATGCAGAGCAAAAGGCGCAAGGGTTTTACATTGTGCGTGAAGGTGACACGCTGGAAAGCATTGCAAATCAATGCGGCTTAGAAGTGCACGAGATACGGCAGCTCAATAAGCTTAGAGACGGCGAACCTATCAAAGTAGGGCAGCGCTTGCGTATTGCGCCTTAA
- a CDS encoding site-specific DNA-methyltransferase, producing the protein MQLLQQLTQKVDLTFLDPPFNQQKDYAFHNDAMSPDAYWEMMQRVCQLIFDLSNDGGAIYFMQREKNAEFALRTLRETGWEFQNLIVWKTRTSAVPVRGRYSKQYQIIAFATKGEKPKTFHRLRINPELPPHYKYERENGIFVTDVWDDIRELISGYFAGDEAIRTETGERFHKQQAPVSLLLRIILTSTRVGDTVLDPFAGTGTTAVVASQIGRHSISIEIDPQNVACIEQRLQRLREADCVQKYYQDYACTENLAEIWGQPPANLLTRLAEPDLFTVF; encoded by the coding sequence ATGCAACTTCTCCAACAGCTTACGCAAAAAGTAGATTTGACATTCCTTGACCCGCCATTTAACCAGCAGAAAGACTACGCCTTCCACAATGACGCTATGTCGCCCGACGCATACTGGGAGATGATGCAGCGCGTGTGCCAATTGATTTTTGACCTTAGTAACGATGGCGGTGCAATTTATTTTATGCAGCGTGAAAAAAATGCTGAATTTGCCTTAAGAACTTTGCGAGAAACGGGCTGGGAATTTCAGAATCTTATCGTCTGGAAAACGCGCACTTCCGCTGTGCCTGTTAGAGGCAGATACAGCAAGCAATACCAGATTATTGCCTTTGCGACCAAAGGTGAAAAGCCGAAAACCTTTCACCGCTTACGCATCAATCCTGAGCTTCCACCTCACTACAAATACGAACGTGAAAACGGCATCTTTGTTACAGATGTCTGGGACGATATACGTGAGCTGATCTCTGGCTATTTCGCTGGTGATGAGGCAATTAGAACTGAGACAGGTGAGCGATTTCACAAGCAACAAGCACCTGTATCGCTGCTGCTGCGCATTATTTTGACTTCTACCAGAGTTGGGGATACTGTTTTAGACCCTTTTGCAGGCACAGGCACTACTGCCGTAGTTGCCTCGCAAATCGGTCGCCACTCCATCTCTATTGAAATAGACCCTCAAAACGTCGCCTGCATTGAGCAGCGCTTGCAACGCCTACGCGAAGCAGACTGCGTTCAGAAATACTATCAAGATTACGCCTGCACTGAAAATTTAGCAGAAATCTGGGGTCAGCCACCTGCAAATTTGCTGACACGCTTAGCCGAGCCAGACCTTTTTACGGTCTTTTGA